The Lytechinus variegatus isolate NC3 chromosome 7, Lvar_3.0, whole genome shotgun sequence genome includes the window cattttaaagttttgcttatttttcacaaaacagtgatatacacaactcagtgacatgcaaatgagtcagtcgatgatgtccatcactcaccatttcttttgtttgttattgtttgaattatacaatatttcattttttacagatttgaccatcTAGGGACCGACTTTACTGGATCATATAATATtacacaatgctaattccacatgttcaaggaggaataaatcactgtttcacttgacaatgaggagataattagaatatttcatatttcatataataaaatacaaaagaaatagtgagtggatgatgtcatcactctcctcatttgcataccaaccaggatgtgcatataactgttttgtgaaattaagcaaaactttaaaatgtcattactttcttattttacatccgatttgaagaaattttcagtgctgtgtttgttggatttttctctttttattcaaatcaatttttttgttggggtggacttgtcctttaatagcaTAGCAATTGGTGTagcatttttcattcatacagtACCTTTGCCATTTGTTcaaaatctttataaaatatgTTTACAAAGTTATACAATTTAATAGTTCAGCTCACCTGCATGCTTTTATCTTTATACAGCACCCtacaaatatcattattatcaagtCAATTaccattacatacatgtacatgtagatgactttttttttattatttacctttatatttgtatattggTCAAAATTTCTCCTTGACATCTATAccgttttcatactgaaggcgaagtggagttactccggaaTAACTCCGAATTGAGTTTAtacgcttgtactgcggaccgactttaaaccccctttcatatgggcaagcaccgcagcggtgtatccgcagtcgttgccatggtttccaagcgagttcgTGCCATACGTGTGgcgagatcacagcgataagcgcataccgcatttccggtgcggagtaactccgtttgtaaccttcttctcgaagtgggttgagtactccgctttgaatccggatcgaactaatctcagaattttcatattgccctccaaagtggagtaactcctcctggactccggactaactccacttcggctctcactatgaaaggggtacTAGATGCTCACGCAGAAACAATGGAACTTTTAAAATTCGGACATTTGTAATCTAAGCAGCAATGcatccatacatgtatatggacttggaacaatattttttgaaatattgatatttctaGAGCATGAAAGATTGCATCATATAATTAAGCTTCTTCTTATTTCATCTAACATTGTCATCCATGTTGTTCATAACTTCAAATGATTGTCTCTTGTAAGGGTCAATATTAGCCTCATACCCTGAGAGCATTTCAACAAATggtcaatcattttttttcaactgacttttgttgtaagctactgaaatccttgcatctgattggctaaagTCAATCAAAATCACCAACAAGATACttcatgaaccccccccccccctgattgcAGACAAGATATTAGCAAGATCACAGTGAAGATATTTTACATCCCCATGGCTTCTGATAAAAGTTTTCAAAAGAGATTTATGTTTCCGTCTGTACAGCATAATATAGCATTAATATGTTAAGCTGGATAAAGCTTCACTACATGTAGGTAAGccattttatatcaaatattgaattttaatgagaaattatgACAAAAGAGGAAATTTGTTGCTactaagatttaaaaaaaaaatagatttctgTAATCTATGTCTGCAAAATGTCTCGGAATTGAATGGTAACAACTACTCTAAGTTTTAGTCAGTTATCAAAAATGTCACTAATAATTATGGAACATTTGGTGAAAAGGTGCTTTCCAagccaggattttttttaacctttaattttttttaaaagtttgttGAAAGACTTTTGCCATGCCATGCTTAGGCAAACTTTATAAAGAAATTCACAAACAACATGCAAGGACAACATTAAAGAAAGGGGGCTCGAAGGATTTCACCTTTGGAACACTAAAAAGAGCcctgatatataaaaaaaagcacaCTTGAAAATCCCATTCTCTGCATTGCTTTATAAAGCTTATCCAAGGTTTCACGGATCTGGAATAGACCTTTGGGATCTAAAAATTGCTAaggttttgaaaatgaatacgACATTTGGCTGGTCGCTATTTGCGGTCGGTCCGGGTTTGTTTGGGATGCTTGAAATGTGATGTGTACTTGGGACATGTGTCTCATTGTATTGCATATCCTATGAATGTTTACTTAAAGATATATAAAGTTTTATCTATAATGcatttttatgttgtttttattgtatgttgtattgtttttatcacTACAATCGCACCACATACTCTGTGTGTGAGTGCCACCATTGAAAAGGTGTaagttcaaataaaaaaatgataatacagaTATAGATTGTGAAAAGCAGTccccgaaaatgaaaaatatttgtttgccTCTTAACCCCAGAGACAGAAACTCCTCAGTAACCTAGACTAGCCTGctgcgcaccccccccccccccactcaagTTAAAGGTCTGAATGAGCAGTCTataatgccttgtgtactgaaggccctctcagTTTTAAGGgtgctagtctttgtgtggagacccacttgttgatcaaagttacaatcagggtctgtgcctgcagactaaacTGAGACTACACTTACCCTTGCCTCGAGAAGCACGTTGGCTGACGTCATGTGCGTTATCTTCCAGATGCAGACGGACAGCCAGACGGCAGCAAGGAGGAAGAGTCCCTCGTTGAGGATGACCCTAGTGGTAAGGGTGTCGTGTTTGGCCTCCTGGCTTGCGAGCTCCCGGATCAGGATCCCGGAGACCAGGTTGATCAGAGTAAACACCAGGGGCAGGATGATTATGGCCAGTCGAAGGCGCCACTTGTAGCGCCGGTACTGGTCGGGATCGAACCGCACTCGCACTTTTAATATCACCTGGGAGAACAATGGGGATGCAATAatgattgaatttcaaattaaatgttttaattGCTCAAGTGATTTTCACTGTTGAGTCGTCAAAATGTTTATCTAGTATAGAAAATTGTGAAGTGCTTGGTAACCGGAAGAAAAAAAGgctatatataaaacaaatgtacTCAATGGATTgctaatttatttcattcaaattattaGGAAaagtcaataataataattgaaataataaaactttaaaatcaaaAGTGAATGATGATTAATAATTAGCAGGATAATCCCAGACACCAGGCTGATCAAAAAAAGCCAAAGGTAGCGTTAGTACTGGTCGGGATCAAAATGCACTTGGACTTTTAATATCACCTGTGAAACCACAAACAAGGATGGAACTGGAAGTGATTTCAAATTCACTTTATTCAAACTATTATTAGGAAAAGtatgaaaacaacaaatatgggaaacaaaaataatgcaataattAAAAACTTCAAACTAAGAAGTAGGCCTAATAAATTAGCACAAGAATGCAAGCTGCTTATCCATCTCTTATTAACCATGTTTTATTAAATCTGACAATTATTGCTATTCATTCCTAAAATTCTAATCAACTGCCAATTAAAATTTAAGAGAGTATTAAATTTTGTGTGTGATGCAATCTAAAATCTAATGAGAGAAATTAGAAATAATTCATTTGGAAGAGTTTGGAATTTGGACccaacaaaaatgtaaaaatatgtgTTTCTCCTTCTTAGTAtgaaacaactttttttatcaaaaattttcttcaCATTCACAATGATGTATTCTTTTAtgtaaatctacatgtacagaaaTATTACATGTGCTGGAAAAAAATGGAAGCAAATTATAAGATCATAAATAAAATGAGCGAGTTGTTTCTGCCACAATGTCAATATGAAATTGACATAGTTATGCACTAATGATATCATTGTTCAAAGTACAACCAAAACGTCTCAATAATcattgctgattttttttcacattcacgttgtcatttttcttcaattctcttcACACAAACCATGTTATACCAAGATATATTTCCCTTTAACCCCATGGGTGGTCCATGTGTGGTAGCTCTTAAGGTCTATAAATATGTGGGGTAGGGAGAAATACAGAGTGGAATGCAATCATGCCATGAAAATCAATACCATCCCGTtgtaaaaatggaaaatcacaataattacaataaaatggACTTTCTGCAAGTGATGTCATTTCGGTGAAATGGCATAATTTGACCATAATAGAAAGCTTACAGATAATattggaatgaaaaaaattattcccaacaGATCAAATGCACACAAGAAACCATTTTCAATACCGTACATTTCAACAGAATCTAAAATTTGTGCTCTTTGATATGTTTCTCTTAAATTCTAAAATATTACATGATAACAGAAAACAATGGCCAATGACATGGAGAATGACACATCTTTAATTCTACCCATTACCCATAATTAGCACCAGACGACTTAATTCTATCTTTGCTACAATGAAATGCACAATATTGAGTTAAAAACATGTTCTCAAGAAGGAAATGTTGCAGAAATCCTGTTTAGCATTAACGAAGCCGACAGTCCCTTTCCTGTGAGCACTCTATAAATAACCACAGCTAGAAATATAAAACTTGGCATAGCCCCAACCATTTCAGAAATTAGAAAAGGGGACgtggatacatgtatatactcgtgaatggaagtgctcccccccccccccccccccccgggcatgcATTTTGCATAGTGGTAGTAcatgaaacaattattttcaagaATTGAGTTCTTTATTTCACAAGAATAAGCTGTTTTCAGCTAACAACCCCTGTGTATTATGTAAATGTAACCTGTAATGTAAGACATCTTAACCCTGTCTtacccaaggggggggggtatatagCCACCCTCCACAAAGTGTCCACATTTCATCTGTGACACTAAAATTTTGGTACAATTAACAACACAATTTTGCCAATTATATCATTGATGACATATGTGCCAATTCTTCTTGCAAGAGCCAAGATTTGCCCCATGCAATTTCAAATATCCCAGTCTATAAAGAGGTATTGAAGCCCCAAAAGTCACCATTGTTAATATGagcctacatgtagttagaatttgatatcaaacagtTATTATGAGTGAGTTATTTTCAGGTACGTTATCTAAAATTCTACTGACTTTTGTGATGTTTGACCTTCAGCTTGATACCACCAATATTTATCAATGTCCCCCAATTGAGGACATCAagtttgaaatcaatattttatttttaaagaatattaaaaaaacataacgCCTTAAATGTACAGCTACAGCAAGCACCTACTGGACGGAATATAATAAAGGCAGACACTATTTATAAAGGCTAAAATGAAAgggtaacaaaaaaaaaatgtaaagtagtTTTGAAAAATTAGTAATTTACAGAGCTTTGAATGTCATGTGGTATGAAAGTTGATTAAATAAGTGAATCAAGAAATAAAGCTTACTGGCGTAATAGTGTAGTGCGTCTGAATCTTTCTTTCAACAAATGGTTCTTTGTATTAAATCTATATTTTATGTGTCTTGTGCCCTCTCTCttcaatacttttatttttctttgaaaatgaccttctgagcaccttttttttttacaaattaagtgtttggatatttttttaaggcTAGAGACAAAGATCATATCCTGACATTTTCAGCCAATTCATGCTTGAGTTTTAGTggtttaatataaaaaaatattaccaaggcattttattttgattgtgcAGCCAGCCactcaaaataaatttcaaagcaaaatgACATTAATCTCCACATTATAACTATTTTAGGGCATACATATTCAAAGAATTTTAATAACAACATTCACCTTTGAGGTAATCAACAACTAAATATAGGCTATCAGAAAATAATTGTCCTGGTATCACATAGCAATTAACTCTATATAAAGACTGCTACAAAAAAATTCTCTTGTATAGCAGATTTATAAGAGTGTACAGAACTTACATGTTTTTGAGAATCTTTCTCAAtatgacaaaaatgcaaattaaaaattaaagtaattctctggctttgattaacACAGatgttttcttctttaaaaaatttgTCTACTACAAAAATAAAACGATAATAAAAGCCAATAGAAAGATCAATCAAACTATAGAAGTTATATGTAGTTCTACAGCAAAGAAGCTCTATGAGCAATACCATCTCATTTCATTAACTCTTTCATTTGGCACAAATCTTGAAGGAGCATGACAAAATATGGTATGCAAGTGTGTTGACCTACTGCAGATTTCAGGCTAAGTGATAACACTTATTTATGAGAGCAATTTCtttaagatacatgtatcacAAGTAATATGAATGTCATGAATactataatttatcaatcaaaaACTAATGGAAATTTTCCTTTATCTCATTAAAGTGCTTGTGCTCTGTTCAATAAATAAGTCCAAggcccagggggggggggggcataggcagcggaagcagggggggtcctgcccccctaaatttgaggtgggggggacAGTCTcccctaattttttaattttttttgttgatatcttgttttttgcttgtcaaaaaattttggttaACCTTTATTTTGGGCTTGTCAACTTTGTTTCCTGCGTCATCctcccctaaaattttggttgatataaccttttttttttacctgttttacctgtgtccatcccaaaatttcaggtggacccccctaaattttttggcttctgCTGCCAATGGGGAGGGGCACTTCCATTAATGATTAGATACCAGGTGCAACCAAagaaacatgtacatgtgtaaaaaggatctctttttcaagattgggtacattatgtacataacatgtaataagggtgtcaaaatactgaaaaaggtATATATATTTCGCTTGGAGAGCTCTGTGTTTACGGTCAAATTTGAgagggtataaaaaaaagacaaatgctttataaaggatgtactttttgccccaacactatgtgtttagagtccgatctgagcgaggtgtgggaggtgggggtACTACACCCAATGTAACTAAAGGTAAAGCCGATGTCTGTGACACAACAATTAGAATATTGCTTTACTAatcttgtttagggggtcaattcagggaatacttgtcaagggtactGTTTTGTTTAGAATTAAAGGGttgggtttcacatgccaatacttgttaaggagtGTATTTtcatatggaaaatacttgtttaaggTGCTTTTTAAAACCCTGTGGTcacgcctggtatccactcgtcaataaaAGTGGCCCCCACAGTCCAAGGTGTTAAATCTAAATTTcatgtatacaatatttatGGGACAGTCATTCCAATGACCCTAAACTTTCCAAACTGACTAATTCTATGTTACCGGAAATATCATTATAGATTTCATCAATCTGGAGTCGGTTCGCCGGTGTAATTGTGATATTCAGGAGCTTCGTCTGGACTTACCTGGGCAAAATATAAGATAAGCAAGCAGAGACTAGTGAACTGGAGACACACAGGAAACCCAAGCAGAAGCCAGTAGACGATGAATGCAAGCATATTCACCTCAGATGCATTGATgatgtaaaaggaaaagagggtAGTCCTTAGTGCCGACCAGAACAGGCACAGAAAGAGAAACACGGTCTGATAACTGAAGCGCTTGTGCCCGTAGTATAGGATCAAGAACAGCTGGATGTagatgaagagaaagagaagccCGTAAAGAACGATGAAGGTGACGGCGAGGGCGCGTTCCACGTGCGGCGACACGATGGGCTGCATGGGAGGCATTGTTGGGAGCGGGGCCAGAGTGCTTGGGAGAGACATTTTGGCTTGTTGCGTCCTCTTCAGACTCAGAGGGTACTATATACTTTGAGTCAAAGTCCCAGATTCAGCATCTCAGCACCAAGGGAAGTTGTGGCATCACACCTTGCCCTgatatcaagaataaaaaaagaaaagagagttaagagaattacatgtatttctactagtactagtagtactGTAATATCACAGCTAATTTtactcatttatttttacatgccATTTAACATGcaaaacaatttaaaagaaatataataacTGGAACAGAGGAAAGTTTCAATTAGACCACATTCTACAAAGCCAATTACACTTAAAGCCCAAGTTATTTTCAAGCCTCAAATCACTCACCCTTATTCATTTTCACAACAATAAACATTAACAAAACTTGTAATTCATTCTGGTACAAATTTTCAACTTCTACATTTTGttgattctttttctttcatttttcattatcttcTCCCTTAAGGTCTGGCCCCTGTCTGCTCTCATAAGATTCTCTCTtgaattagaccaaaagcttcggtctctgttttgttggttgttcagctgaacttcgttggcttcactcaccaaatacagagaccgaagttctagcgcgatctgtacaggggactcaatggccatatgtttatgtacttaagatcggataaaacggggaagtgaatttgcgcgacagccgaggtaagtcactgtttttgttccttttaacttcatttttctctgttttttggcaattgatgccaagagggaatataaatttgcactctggtcactataattttcgaaatttttattcattaaacttaaagacaaaaattgaaaagccccgacggggggattttgcattgcaagtcccctaatggtggctgcacgatagcgagccgtctgtgtacgaggagaaagtttaaaaaaaatgttaaaaaactcctcgaaacagacggctgccagctgtctactctTGAATAAGCTTTCCCTTCTTTAATCAATAATTTCTTCCATCATTCATCAAATTATATCGtgcttctttcatttttttttttttcattttgcaaaaattaaaaaagaaatttgtgCAAAAAAAGGGCTTTGGCAACTTGGCAAGGGTCTAAAGACATGAAAGAAAACTGAACTAAAATAGTTgcagtaaaaaacaaaatagtttattgGCAGGTAATATTGATGGACATGAACTAGGCACAAATGCACTTtcgcataaaaaaaaaacaaaatagtttattgGCAGGTAATATTGATGGACATCAACTAGGCACAAATGCACTTTCGCATCAGGTCCAGGCTTCGCGTAGCGCCCAACGAAATCGATCCACACATTCGTCCCAGTAGTAACTGCCACCACCAGCCGCATCGCGCATAGCCACAGCCCCTGACAGACAGGCGACCCCAAACAAACCCGCGAAAGAAAGGCTTGTGCGAGAAACACCACTATTTCATTTCGTCGGGCAGTTTTCGGAAGATTTGAAAcacaataaataattaataactACACTGAGGGGTCTAAACGACCTGAGTAAATACCTAAATCGTTAAATAATAAAGGTTTTCTCACCAGTGAAACGCCCACTTAGCTTGGCGACTTGCAACAGTATAAGATCACCGTAGGGTAGCAGCTGCAATGACGTAAAACTGAAGCAAGCGATCAAAAGTAGcgcataaaatgaatatataaaatgaaataattatgaataaaaatggaatCAGGGCCATCTCCTGGGGACATCCTCACAATCAGGCGCGGATTCAGGGGGCACAGGGGATATGTAACCCCTTTTTctgcttgtcatattttatttttttttgggggggggctgggagggGGTTGTCAAAATTTCcctccgaaaaatttgccccccttttagaaaatcctggatctgcccctgctcACAATTCATGAAAATCATTGCTGAGCTCGTGACCATCATTCAGCCCACAATCATGCAAGAACGAGTTCACATGCAGCAACACATGGGGGCCGCCGGACCGGGGCTGATCGGAGTgctttaattaattcaaaacCTCACAACATTGTGAATTTGCTTAAACTCATTTACACCAAGCCAAAGCAAGGCTACCACTAAACACATGATAAAGTTCATGataacaatcaatcaatcttttCACACCGTAAAGCTGTCAATATCTTTCTCTTCATTCTCCCAGAAAAGGCCTACAACTATAAAATTGCAGTGTATAGCCGTTTAGTAAAAGAATTCTGATTAATATTCCGACAGCTCCAAAAGGTGTTTTGATCGTTGTGCCTGTACTTCAGAGGCCGGCGGAGGAATGGCAGAAATTAAGTGGAGGGGTACGGTGGCAGACGGGCCCCTCCACTTTCATTGTCCAAGCCTGATGTTCCGCCCCCTCTGCTGTTTATGCAAACAAAAACTGAAAGCCAACTGGGGGCGGACAAGACACcgaattttgtaaattttaaagAGTTAGCACTTTGGCTTGAATAATTATGATAGTGACAGCATTTATGCAAATTGTTgttcatttcaaaatgattcaAAGAGGCCTCCCCGCCCCGGATCTAATAATTTTTAATTATATCCATATCCCTACTAAAAGTCTTTCTCACGATTTAGGCCGATAGATCCCTAAacttattccaattcattgttattattattttacaaattttatgtATATGAATATTATTCTTTGCgctgtattcaattcaatccaTTCGGCAAATAAGAGTACAGATAtaaaacaggggccgcggaacggttttcaaagtgggggggctgagccaaaagtggggggctgaccatgctaaaaatcacaatcgtatggtaatttttgcgtttttgtacacggttttggaaaaaagtgggggggctgaagccccccccagcccccccggttccgcggcccctgtaaaaGAACCAGCGGGAGAATCAGGACCTCGGCCTGTACCTAGAGGGCCTAC containing:
- the LOC121418447 gene encoding G protein-coupled receptor 137Ba-like: MSLPSTLAPLPTMPPMQPIVSPHVERALAVTFIVLYGLLFLFIYIQLFLILYYGHKRFSYQTVFLFLCLFWSALRTTLFSFYIINASEVNMLAFIVYWLLLGFPVCLQFTSLCLLILYFAQVILKVRVRFDPDQYRRYKWRLRLAIIILPLVFTLINLVSGILIRELASQEAKHDTLTTRVILNEGLFLLAAVWLSVCIWKITHMTSANVLLEARGTTVGQACVACVVIILLYVTRTVYNVIAVSWVQCPSFGYDWINVSDQADLIQLKGNHFLAFGVVLFVWEFLPTFILVVFFRVKRFASTVQIVPEVKSGSKTPSKAYFFDNPNRYNSDDDLSRTVSTTDMRHNSLNDIPSLLNTPQSMPQVGYGALFKSSSYSGQHHPLPGTTPPLLFSGNASLSGGHSSQIYD